The nucleotide window TCGCCTTGTGGCATCGGTTCACCTGTCTATGCCGGACTCATTGATAATATTTGAAATTTTGTGGTGCTTTAAAGCTCAAATGGGTACAATGGCGAGATCTGTTTATGCGATATTCTGTTTTTTGCTCAAAACACCACCTATAAATTTTGTTTTAGGTGCGCTGAAATAAAAACAGCATGATTGAGAATGTTTTTTACAAACAATGTGAAATTAATATATATTTGTTAGAGATGTGTCAATAAAAATCTAAAAAAAATAGAGAGTTATACTTTTGATAACCATTCCTTAAAAGCAAAGACTTCTGCGGGACGGGCTGCGGAACGTAGTTGACAAGGTTGAATGACTAAAGTGCGGCTGAAAGTAAAAGACTTTTTTATGAGATAGATCGTTCACCGGATCGCCATGGAATAGCTTGTAGGACTCCCAGGATATCAGCCGGCCTGAAATCCTGAGATATGTCTGACAGATCCAAGCCTGGCCCTGGTTGTTTATAATTACAATCTAATGCAACTAATTATATTGATTTGGTGCTTGGAATTTGGGATTTATAAATTTGTGAAAGTTATGCTGAAAGAATTGCCGGAAAAAACGCAGGTGGTCATTATCGGCAGCGGCGTGATCGGGGCTGCCGTCGCCTATTATCTGACCCAAAGGGGCCTTGGTGACGTCGTCGTTCTGGAGCAGGGCGACATCGGCGCCCAGGGCGCTACGTCTTTTTGTCTCGGCGGTCTCAGGACCCAGTTTGCCACCGCCGTCAATATTCGCTTTTCGCTGATCTCCCGCAACGTCTTTAAAAAATTCAAACACCAATTCGGCATTGATCCCGTTTTCAAACCGCTCGGCTACCTGTTTCTGGCTGCCACCCGCGAGCAATGGGCGCTTTTCGAAAATACGGCCCGGTTGATGGCAAAGATGCAACTCCCGGTGGAGCTGCTGCCGTCCCCGGAAGTCGGCCGTCGATGGCCATTTATCCGTAGCGACGATCTTGCCGGCGGTTCCTACACCAAGGACGACGGCTTTTACGGTCCCATGGAAGTTTTGCAGGGCTTTGTGAAAGCGGCCCGTCGCGGCGGCGCACTCTTTTTTGAAAAAACCGCTGCTGCCGGCTTTTCAATTTTCGGCAAAACGATCAAGAGTGTGCTGACGGCCGCCGGCCATGAAATCAGAACCGATGTCGTCGTCAATGCCGCCGGGCCCTGGGCCGGCCAACTGGCTGCCAAAGCCGGTCTGAACCTTCCGGTCGAACCGCTGCAGCGCCATCTTTTTTTTACGGACACCTTCGACGAGCTGCCGGATATGTTTCCCATGATTATCGACATCAATTCCGGCTGGTACCTGAAACGCGAAGGTCGGGGACTCTTGCTGGGAGGACCCGCAGGAGAAAATTCGTTCAGCCACAACGTCGCCTTCGACGCCGAAGAGTGGACCGCCGCCGAATCCATCCGGCGCGTACCGGTTTTAGAACGGGCCCGCATCGTACGGGGCTGGGTCGGCCATTATGAAATTACTCCGGACCACCACGCCGTCATCGGGGCTTTCCCGGAACTGGAAAATTTCATTTGCGCCGCCGGCTTTTCAGGTCATGGCTTCCAGCATGCACCGGCCACCGGCATGATCGTGGCCGAGTTGATCGTTGACAAACGAGCCCAAACCGAAGACATTTACCCTTTAAGGCCGGCGCGCTTCCGAGAAAACGATTTGATTTACGAACCGATAACGGCCTTTCGCAAATAAAATCGTGTTACGATTTTATGAAACCCCCGTCCCGCTTTCAGCGGGACGGGATCATTTTGGCGAAAGACTAAAATTCCTACCCCTTTTACATCCTGTAAAGAATCACGACACCAATTCCTGCCCGTTTGTAGAAAAAAGCTAGGGAACTTGATAAATTGTTGTGATTTATCAAATAATTATTTCATTTCCCTCTACGGCCAGTTATTGGCATGCCTTTTGCGTTGTTATCGATACGGAAGAAGAGACTATCAAATTGTCCGGCAGAAAAAGGGGGTAGCATATGAAAACGATGAGAAAGATTTACGACATGCTTATGTACGGAGCATATGCCCATGCGAAATGGGAATATGAAGCGAGCATGTCGATTCTAAGAAATAAAAAAAAGATGGTTTGTTTGCTGATCATGTTCATTGCCCTGATCTTGGTGGGGGCAGTCCTGGTCAATGCAAAGGATACCCTTATGCTCGGAGGAAATAAGGCCTATGCCCCTCCTGTCGGTTTTGCAATGGGAGCCTTAATCGTGGCAATATTGGTGGGCTTTGCGGCCGGATTGATGACCGGCGCCATCGGCGTCGGTGGCGGCGTTGTCATCACTCCCGCCCTGATGAGCGTCGGAATTCGGGGGATCGTCGTCGTCGGCACCGATCTTTTACACATGTTTGCCAAGGCAATTATGGGGACCGTCGTACACAAGAAGCTGGGCAACGTAAACTATAGGCTTGCAATCGCATTCGTCTTCGGCTCTATTTTTGGTGTAACCCTCGGCGGATACATAAACAGAGCCGTATACGCCATAAACCCGGTGCTGAGCGATGTTTTCATAAGCATCATCTATGTTGTCTTACTCGGATTTCTCGGTTTCTACGCTATCTACGATTATTTTCAGCTTAGAAAAATAGGAACTGCGGCGCTCGAAGAACGTGATAAAAAGGTGGAATTGCCGAGTGTTGCTCGAAGATTGCAGTCACTGACAATCCCCCCCATGATAAAATTCGATGAAGACCTGGTTCCCGATGGGAGAAGGATATCTTTCATTTTAGTGACCATAGTTGGTTTTTTTGTCGGCACATTTGCTGCAATAATGGGAGTCGGAGGAGGGTTTCTAACATTTCCTGCCTTTGTTTTTGTGCTTGGAATATCCTCTTTCACAACAGTTGGAACCGATGTCTTACAGATCGTCTTCACTACCGGTTATGCCGCCATCGCCCAGTATGCGATCTATGGCTTTATATTCGTCTCATTGGCGATGGGCCTGCTTTTAGGGTCGCTCATCGGAGTTCAACTCGGTGCGCTCACAACCAAGGTAGTGAAAGGCATGCACATCAGGGCCTTTTACGGTCTGGTCATGCTGGCGGGCTTTGTAAACAGGCTGTTTGCCCTGCCATCCAAGTTTTCGGACCTCGGAACAATCCACATCTCCAAATCCCTGGCGGGCGGACTGAAGCTGGCCGGAGTTTTGGCATTGTATGGAATTGTGGCCTACTTTGCTTTGTGGGTTTTTTACCATTTTATCGCTAATATTAAGACTTTAAGGTGGGAAGCTCTGGGAAAGGAGGGCTAGGCAATGGCAGTTGTCGTGAAAAAAAACAGGTTTGCGCTGGGGGCAGTCCTTACGGTCACTTTCTTTATCCTTTTATATATTATACATGCCCCGGTGGTGGTCAGCATCAAGGGAAAATCATTGGTGCATTACACCGATGAGTTCTTTACATCCATATCCAAGGGCTCGGTTTATTTTATCCCGGAGTTGATCAAAAAATCGGATAATTATATTGCAAGAGCTCTCGATGTCAAAATAAAGGGGGATGAAAAAGCGGCACTGATTTTCACAAAGGCCGGCGCAAAAGTCGACCTGAAAAACGGCCAGCTTACGATAAAAGGTGATTTGGGCAAGATACTCAAAAACACCCTTGAAGATGCGGACACGGCCTTTAAAGGCCTGGACAAAATTTTATACGATCAATACGGCTATGCCGGAAAAGAAATCATACAATGCTGGTGGCTGGCTTTTAAGGAAATAGAAGCAGCATACAAAAAAGCCGGCCAGGCCGAGGAGATGGAATTTATGGCGGCGGTAAGAATCAAAGCTCTCGAGCCGGCATTTAATTTTTACGGGGTAGAAGCGGCATCAGCCTCGAAGCGCGTCTTAGGCATAAGTGGTGTCATTGGATTCTATGTGATTTACACGGTATGGTGGGGATTTGCCATATACTTTCTTTGCGAAGGTGTCGGTCTGCTCATGACCAAGTCCAAGCAGAAAAAGGAAGCGTAATCTCTTGCCTAAGAAGCAAAGACCTTCGCACAAGGATGCAGAGAACGCAGACTTTTTCTTTATAAATCTGCGGTCTCTGCATCTAGAGCAAAGCCATGCTATCAAAAACTTAAAATGAAATCTCCCTGGAGCCGCTCTTCATGTTCCCAGTTCTTCTCGTTGGTCCAGTTGGTGGAATTCGGAACCCAGGCGGTCACCGGGTCGGTATAGAAATAGGCGGTTTGGAACATAAGCTTATCCAGGAGCAGGGTACTAAACGTCACTTTGTGCCCTTTGCGATTGGCCCCGTAAAAATCCTGATCGTTCATGGAGCCGATGACGGCATCGCGTTCGATGCGGGCGTATTTGTAATCCAGGCTCATATCCCCTTTTTGCTTGTTTTGGCCCAGCGTAAAACCGGCATAGTAGGCGGTGTCCTTATCATCGGGAACGTCACCGTCCGTGTTTTTGATGTAGTCGAACGTCAGTTTGACCGGCACGGACCAGGCCTTGAAGTTCAAGTAGGTGATGGCTTCTGCCAGGTTATAATCATACTTGTATTGTGCGGTAGCGGCGGTGTTAGGGTAAACGCTAGTGTTGACGAGGGCGCCAGTGAAGGTATTCCCGCCGCCTTTTCTATAATCGGCTGTATGGAGATACTTGCTATTGTGCAGATTGGCCCAGTCGTAATAACTGCCCGCCAGGGTCCACTTGACCGGCCCGATCTTCCAGTCAAAGCCGCCCTGATAGATATAGAGGGCGGCATCGTCAGTCTGTAAATCCACTTCGTTGACCACCATTTGTCCCAGGTGCACAAACGGCTGAAACGTTTTCCACCCCTGATACTGATAGCGCTCGTAAATGCCCTCCGGATTCACGTCCGGGTCCCACATGATGTCGGTGTGCAAAAAGGTGTTTTTGAACTTGCCGGCGGTCAGCTCCAGCCCTTCCAGCCAATGCGGCTTGTAGGTTCCATAAGCTCTATGGAGATAGATGCCCTTATCATTAAAGTCATCCGTTAAGCTCTGGTTGGTAGTGGTGGCCTCTTTATTGGTATCCTGATTGGTGCAGAGCATGAAATGGGCCGAGACTTCATCCGAAACCTTGCCGTCGACAAAAACGCGGGCCCTGATCCGATACTGGTCACGGGTGGGCAAAGCAATGGTCGAACCGTTGGTCTGGCGCTGTTCCCGGTTGTAAAGGCCCTCGTAGCGCAGCCTCAGGTCACCGCCAAGCTGCACCCTTTCGGTCCACTCGGGTTTTTTCTTTTCCTCGGTTTCTTTTGCGGCGACTTGTTCAGTCCCAGCCTCTTTTTTCCCGCTTACCGCTTCGGCAGCGGTTTTCTGGGCTTCCAATTGCTGTTGCAGATAGCGGATCTCCTCTTGTTGTTTGGCAACGGTCTGAGTTAAGGCGTCAAGTCGTTCAATGATCTCTTTTTCAGACATGGCATAAACTCCACATGACCCTGAGGCAACAAATATCAAGCTCAACAAAAATACTAGAAACCGTTTCATACGCTTCTCCTTTCGGCAAATGGCATGCCAAGTGTGTTTGAGGATGATTTCGAAAGGTTCATATAAAAAAGTAATAGAATACTCAATAGTTCAAAAACAGTGCCAACCTTCAATAAAGAAGCATGAAATCAAAACATTCCGAAATCATAAAAAATATCTAAATTCCAGGAACATTTTTTTATATCTCGACACCTAATTGCTGTCAGGTTTCTTTACAAATTGATAAAATGTGAAACAAAGAACGCGCCCTCTCCAAGCTTGACATGCCATCCTGTTTTTGCCATATCTGCGCCTGGAAAAAGGATATACCTATAGATTCATTGACCGGAAATAAATTATGAGCTTGCTTAACAGGAAATTTACCCTCCTTGTACTCATTCTGCTCGTTTTGTCCATCATCGATACCATGATCATGGCCGTCACCGGTTCCAAATACACCTTTAAAGCCGTTGCCGGTAAAACCGCTTATATCAGCGGAAAACTGGCCGAGCCCGTGGACGAGAACCTGGTCAAGCGCTATGCTCACCTATCCGGGAAAGAAAACAATCGGACACCATACGATCAAATTATCACCTACACGCCGCAGTACGATTTTTTGCGGCTGCGCTTTCTCGAGGCAAAGGGAAGGCTGTGGCGGGGTATCCTGGAAAGTACCGAAACGGCACCCCAGGGTGACTATGTTGTCGCCATTTTTCAAAAAGCCCTGGGTCCCGAAGAAAAGGCACCCAAATTCACCATCCGGCTGTTTCAAAACGAGCAGGCTTACCGCAAAAGCTTTTTTTCCTTTGCGGAACGGTATCTTGGATTGGCGCCGTTCTGGGTAACGCTGGTGCTTCTGCCCCTTGTCCTGTATTGTATTTTCATCACCATGCGAGATGCCGGCAAGGAGCTTTCGGATCTCCAGGCAAAGGGGATCGGCCCCATCTATAAACTGGTCAAAGGTAAAACCGACTGGGAAGTCATCTTTGGCCTGGGAAGCCGTCATGGGGTTCACCGCGGTGATCATCTGGTTGTTTTAAACAAACATCGTGAGCCTGTGGGAAAAATCATTGCAACGGAGGTCGGACCGGAATCCACCAACGCCACCTATCCGTTAGGCAACCCCATCGCGCCGGATTATTTCATCGCCATCCCAGCGGATTAAAAAAAATGACAGCACGTTCCAGGAAGATCGGATGTGTTGATGATGGTCAATTTTAACGCTGATTTCAGCCTAATAGCACCAAAAAGAAAATCTGATTCTGATGGACCTGATTGATCCGCGAAATTTAGCCATTGACTTCCTGCGAACGTAGTTTTTTGATAAATACCCGCCCGATAATGATGGTGACAATGACTGCAGGAATGTATGTTTTCAGGAATATGACGGTTATATTTTCCTGGTTGCGATAGCCAAGATAGATACTGAACATTAACTCAATCAGAATCAGAATATCCATGACAATCAAAACGATTCTTTGTTTGAAATTCATCCCTTGATCCATGTTGCCTTTCCTTTTTTCCCGCAGGGCGGAAACAGATCCCGAAATATCCATGATCGGGCTCTGTGTTTCCCTGCCGAGTGCGGCTTTAATGTAAGGTATTCGTTAGTTAAGGCCTTACTTTTTTCTTAAGTCCTGCTTGGAAACGTTCATGACTTTAATGGCCGTTTTGGTGTCGCCCTTGACTTTATAGGCAATCCTCAGGATATCTCCGGGTTCCGGTCTAATGCCGATTTTGGCCTTGGAACAATCAAATTCACTGACAATACCGGTTGACTGCCCGTAAGGTGCTTCCTTGCCGAAGTTTGTATCAAACTCTTCAAGTTTAATCATTTTTAACTCGGTGTTATATTCCAGGCATTTACCCTGGACAACTTCAGAAGCGCTGCTGTTTAGGGCAAAGACCAGGCATAGCGCTAAACAGAGCAACGGTATTCTTAATTTTATTTTCATAACTTTTTTCTCCTTTAGCGTTTAAGTCAAACGTTTTATAATTTGGTTAATGCCGTCGCCTTCTTTTTTTCACGCAGTTCCTGGGCAGCCCCCGGAACATAATATTCATAATGTAGATACAGATCAGCGAAATCGTGCTTAAAATAAGAACCGCGGCCGCGGCCGCGTAATTGAACTGCTTCAGGATAACCGAAATCATGCAGCAAACCACGGCAATCCCGAAGGCCACCCGAATGCCGTAGCCCTTGGCGTACTTGGTCGCCACGGTGCCGATCTGGGCCCCGATAGCGGCGCCGGTCAGCATCACAAACACGGCAACAAGTTCGATCCGGCCTTTGAGCGAATAGGTAAAAGCGCCATAGAGTCCGGAGATCATGACTTCAAACAGGTCCGTGCCCACGGCGATGTGGGTGGGAGTGCCAATCAGATACACCAGGGCGGGCATGCGCAGCAACCCGCCGCCGATCCCTAAGAAACCGGCTAAAACGCCGGTTATGTAGCTGACAATGATCGGAAGCCAGGCCGAACAGGTGATACCTGCCGTTTTGAAGTACATCATGGGTGGAATCTTGATCTTGTGCAAGGTTTTGTACCAGGTAATCCCCTCGGCGCCGTGCTCGCCGACATCGCCGGCCTTCTTTTTTTTGACGGCCTTGGCGTAATCCAGGAAAACCATAGAGGCGATCAGCGCCAGGAAAAAGACATAGACCCAGCGGACCACAGAGCCGACCATGCCCAATCGCTCCAGATACATGATGATCTGGGCGCCGCATTCGATACCAACCATGGTACCCACCAGCATGACAAAACCCAGCTTATAGTCCACATTGCCGAATTTGGAGTGGCGCATGGTTGAAACCATTGATTTGCCGGCAATGTGAGCGATGTCCGTGCCGATGGCAAAGGCCATGGGAAAACCTAAAATGTTAAGACCCGGCGTCACCATCCAGGCGCCGCCCATACCGAAAAACCCCCCGATAACACCGACCGAAAAGCCGATCAGAACCAGCCCCGGCCAGAAAATTTTGACGCCGGCTATCGGCATATAAAGATACAACCAATCCGTATTTGCCAAAAAATCCATGGTGATACCTCCGTTTTAGCCTTAATGTTCGATAATTTTTCGGCTCTTGAGATCAAGCCCGGTCCGCGACATGATAACATCCATCAACAATCCCAGAATACACCCGTATGCGGCGGTCAGCACCACGGCCCAGACGGCGAACAGGACGATGTTGGTATTGTATAGATCGGAGAAATATTTCATAATACCGCTGTGCAACACCCGCGTATCGGCCACAACGACGAGGTCAGCGGCCTTTTCTCCCCCGGCCCAGAGGGCCGCCGGCAGCCAAAGATAGAGCATTGTCAAAAATGCAAAAAAACGTCCTGCTATTTTTTTCATGACACCCTCCTTAAGTTTACAATTTTTATTTTACAATCAATACGGAGCAGGCTGCATGGGATATGACCCGGGAGGCAACACTGCCCAGCAAAAATTTCTCCAGGTTGGCTTTTCCGCGATGTCCCACCACAATCAGCTCAATATTTTTTTCAGCGGCAAACGTGATGATATTATCCGCAGGTGATACCCCTTGCTCGGTAAAAACCTGAGATGCAATTCCTGCCTTTTCGGCTGTTGCCGCTGCACTTTTGACGACGTTTTCGGCCGATTCTTTCAATCTGTCGGTCAATCCCGGTGACAACTCGTCGATTGTCCCCAAAAAAGGTGTAACCGCTAAAATGAATAGCTGTGACGGTTCATATTTTGCCATTTCGATGGCTTTTACCAAAGCCTTTCGCGCGAAATCAGAATCATCCATGGCCACTAGAATGTTCATATCAATCCCCCCTTTCCTTTTGTATTTATTCGCCTTTGAGCCTTTGATTTGACGGCATTCATTGCCAAGGGAAGCAGCAAGATGCATGCCGTGCCGTTTCTATTTGTGCATAAAAAGCGCAAACGAATCTTTCAAATAAATAAAAACAATAAAGTCAGCGGTTTGAAAACATAAAAATATATTTTTCTTGCTTGATTGCAGTGTTTGAGGTATAAATACAAAACAGGCTTGCGAGATTCTGCGGATTAGTCAAGTTATATCGCAAAAAAATGGCAAGGAAAGGTGCAAACACCATGCCCGTGTTTAAGAACGGTTTCAAATCCAGCGATATCAAAACCAAGCTGCTGGTCTGGCTGATCCCGCCGGTGGTATTGATTCTGGCACTAACCGGCTATATCACCTATCGGGTTACCTACCATTTTATCGATATTGCTCTGGAGCGAATCATCAGGGTTCAAACCCTGGCATTTACCCATGAGGTTGAAAAATTTTTTGAAAAATGCAAGCAAGATCTCATGTTTATCGCGCAAGAAAACCTCGATGTGGCAAAAATGCGCAGTTATCTTGTAAACATAAGAAATACAGGCGGAATTGCCTATCACGAGTTTGCCTATATCTCGCAAACAGACCAATCGCACATTTTTCTGGTAGCAAATGAGGATGAGATTTTCCAAATTCCGTCCAAGCAATTTTCTGAGATCCATCCGAACCCCTTGCTTTTTTATGACCGCATCAAAGCTTCCGGCAAAGATGAAGTTTGGATTTCAAACATCACCGAGGTAGAGCACCCCTTTCCTGTTCCTTCCAATCCGAACCGCAAAATAACTTCAAGGGTCATTTATTTAGGGATGCCCTATTCACCGCCTGGCGGCCGACCCGGATTCTTGATTCTATCGGTGGATGTTCGCCTGTTGAGAAACATTCTTTCCCTTTATAATTCGCCTAAATCGCCGATTTGGGCTTTTTCCCGCACTCCCGAAGTCCGGTATATCTATATTTTCGATAAAGACGGCTGGATTCTTTTTCAATCCGAGAATCCCGACAAGCCCGACAAGGAACTGACCACCGATCTGGCCAGATCCGGGTATACCGGCACGCTGGGAAAGCCCGATCTGCCTTGCGCCTTTAGACCTTCTTCGCTCTACGCCCATTTCTGGAAGATGGTTCGCGACATTCGCGAAGGCCAGCGGAATTTAATCAAAATTCAAGACCAGGACTACCCTTCCGGTGTAAAAGAACATTACATGGCCTATGCCCCGATTCGTTTTATGCCGGGGAAAAATGCCGAACCCGTCGGATACGGCGGTGTGGCCTATGTTGACCGGAGCAGGCTTACCATTGTCGCCGGTTACAAACAGATCGACGTCATGTTCATCATTATGATCGTAACGATAATTCTTGTTTCTCTTTTGATTTATTTGCTGGCCCGCTTCATTACCCGGCCGCTATTAGAACTCTCCCGGGCAGTGACCAACATCGAAAAAACCG belongs to Candidatus Desulfatibia profunda and includes:
- a CDS encoding FAD-binding oxidoreductase; its protein translation is MLKELPEKTQVVIIGSGVIGAAVAYYLTQRGLGDVVVLEQGDIGAQGATSFCLGGLRTQFATAVNIRFSLISRNVFKKFKHQFGIDPVFKPLGYLFLAATREQWALFENTARLMAKMQLPVELLPSPEVGRRWPFIRSDDLAGGSYTKDDGFYGPMEVLQGFVKAARRGGALFFEKTAAAGFSIFGKTIKSVLTAAGHEIRTDVVVNAAGPWAGQLAAKAGLNLPVEPLQRHLFFTDTFDELPDMFPMIIDINSGWYLKREGRGLLLGGPAGENSFSHNVAFDAEEWTAAESIRRVPVLERARIVRGWVGHYEITPDHHAVIGAFPELENFICAAGFSGHGFQHAPATGMIVAELIVDKRAQTEDIYPLRPARFRENDLIYEPITAFRK
- a CDS encoding putative porin; the encoded protein is MSEKEIIERLDALTQTVAKQQEEIRYLQQQLEAQKTAAEAVSGKKEAGTEQVAAKETEEKKKPEWTERVQLGGDLRLRYEGLYNREQRQTNGSTIALPTRDQYRIRARVFVDGKVSDEVSAHFMLCTNQDTNKEATTTNQSLTDDFNDKGIYLHRAYGTYKPHWLEGLELTAGKFKNTFLHTDIMWDPDVNPEGIYERYQYQGWKTFQPFVHLGQMVVNEVDLQTDDAALYIYQGGFDWKIGPVKWTLAGSYYDWANLHNSKYLHTADYRKGGGNTFTGALVNTSVYPNTAATAQYKYDYNLAEAITYLNFKAWSVPVKLTFDYIKNTDGDVPDDKDTAYYAGFTLGQNKQKGDMSLDYKYARIERDAVIGSMNDQDFYGANRKGHKVTFSTLLLDKLMFQTAYFYTDPVTAWVPNSTNWTNEKNWEHEERLQGDFILSF
- a CDS encoding universal stress protein, translating into MNILVAMDDSDFARKALVKAIEMAKYEPSQLFILAVTPFLGTIDELSPGLTDRLKESAENVVKSAAATAEKAGIASQVFTEQGVSPADNIITFAAEKNIELIVVGHRGKANLEKFLLGSVASRVISHAACSVLIVK
- a CDS encoding sulfite exporter TauE/SafE family protein, encoding MDFLANTDWLYLYMPIAGVKIFWPGLVLIGFSVGVIGGFFGMGGAWMVTPGLNILGFPMAFAIGTDIAHIAGKSMVSTMRHSKFGNVDYKLGFVMLVGTMVGIECGAQIIMYLERLGMVGSVVRWVYVFFLALIASMVFLDYAKAVKKKKAGDVGEHGAEGITWYKTLHKIKIPPMMYFKTAGITCSAWLPIIVSYITGVLAGFLGIGGGLLRMPALVYLIGTPTHIAVGTDLFEVMISGLYGAFTYSLKGRIELVAVFVMLTGAAIGAQIGTVATKYAKGYGIRVAFGIAVVCCMISVILKQFNYAAAAAVLILSTISLICIYIMNIMFRGLPRNCVKKRRRRH
- a CDS encoding sulfite exporter TauE/SafE family protein produces the protein MKTMRKIYDMLMYGAYAHAKWEYEASMSILRNKKKMVCLLIMFIALILVGAVLVNAKDTLMLGGNKAYAPPVGFAMGALIVAILVGFAAGLMTGAIGVGGGVVITPALMSVGIRGIVVVGTDLLHMFAKAIMGTVVHKKLGNVNYRLAIAFVFGSIFGVTLGGYINRAVYAINPVLSDVFISIIYVVLLGFLGFYAIYDYFQLRKIGTAALEERDKKVELPSVARRLQSLTIPPMIKFDEDLVPDGRRISFILVTIVGFFVGTFAAIMGVGGGFLTFPAFVFVLGISSFTTVGTDVLQIVFTTGYAAIAQYAIYGFIFVSLAMGLLLGSLIGVQLGALTTKVVKGMHIRAFYGLVMLAGFVNRLFALPSKFSDLGTIHISKSLAGGLKLAGVLALYGIVAYFALWVFYHFIANIKTLRWEALGKEG